TGTAGTGATCGATGTTCATTTGCTCTGCTCTGCCTTCTGCTGTTGAAGCTTGTCAACGGCTAGTAATACTTGTTTCACTTGATATGCTTTCGCTTTGCCTTTGGCATTTTGAATATTGATTCGTGGATCTCCAAGCCATGGCGTTTTGAAGATGGTATGACTTGTTCCTGTCTGTCGCGGCTGTCCAAAAAATTCCTCGCATATCTTTGTAAGATCGTTAAAACGAACGTTGTTCGGATTGCTCCTCATTTGGTCAAGGATTTTCTTTGAGCTTGACATAAAGACATGGTACCAATAGTGGCACCACTAGTCAAGCAGGCAAAAAGTCAACGAGAGGACAAGTAAACAATACGACAAGAGAATAGGTCGAAAATGCGAAAAGTTGAAAGGTAGTATTTAAGGCAAGTCGTACCAAATCGAGCGCCCTGCATCATGGCGCGCCAGGTTGATGAGTCGCTACGCGCATTTGATTTCTTCCACCCGTATCATCACCCGATTGTCGACTCGCAAATACAGTCGCTCCGAACAGGTCCGGATTTTAGGGAGTATCACTGCAATCAGCTATGCGCCGATCCGATTAGCTGTCCGCATCCGTTGTATTGTTCCAGCGTACAACACTCGATTGGCATCCAGCCAAAATATCCGCAGACCCAGCGCCTGGAGACCCAATAAGAGCCCGCGCATGGGTTGGGCGGTGGAGTGTAAGGGGGCACCGCTGGTGGTGGCGGCGGAGGAGGCGGCGGCGGTGGTTTTACAACGGGGCATGTCACAGCCCACTCTGAAGCTAGGACTGGACAACCGCTGGGATCCGAGCACCACGCCTTGTCATAGCTTGTAGCAGCAGAATAGTGTTTAGCTGCCGACGAGGGATTCGGCGGTGGTGAATTGGGTCCTGTGGTCGCAGGATAAGCATTGGCATTGAGGTCACGTCCTTGTACCTGCCAAGTAACTGTGCTGCCATCTTTTTCTTTGATGATAATCGCTTGCGAGTTCTGATAACTTGCCTGTCCCTGGGCAATCGGCACGTTGGCAAAAGGTGTCGTTTGCACATTGAACAATTTGATATTGCCTGATCCGTTAGGCAAAACTGTTCCTCTGGCTGTCTTGATAGTGCCACCATCTACTTTGAAGAGCAGCTTGAAGTTGTTATTCGGCTTGGCGCTCTGAGCATAAGCCGGTTGCAGTATGTGTGACTGCGAGTCATCCAAATGGCCGATTGCTGGGTCACCCTCGTGTTTAAAGACCTCCAGCTTGCTCTTAAATTCGTTGCCAACCTTTTGAGTCGCCACACCCCAATCAGCAGCTGGTGCACTTGGGTCTTGTCCGGTTGAAATTGGTCCATCTGTCAGAAGGTCTTGAACGGTTGCAGCGCGGCCAATCGGATAAAAGTTACTGCCCATAACAACATAGTGTCTTTCGTTGACCTTACGGACACCGCCGCCAGTTAGAGCTTTTAAGTTGTCGTACATTGCTGTTGTCGTCGCGCTTACATAGCAAGCATTATTTAGTGCATGATCCAATCGTGGATGGTCCGCCAATACCTGGGCTCCTTCTTTCGTCTTTTCACGTTCAAGAGCCTCGTTGAATTCAGATTCTGTATTTAGATCGGGCACTGGACCGGGCTTGCCTGTAGCATCGTTATAGAGCTTTGCAAATGCCTGGATACCGTGTTTAAAGGTCTCTATTGCTCGTTGGTTGGTCAGCATCATCTCATTGGTCATTTGGAACATGTCCGAACCTGGATTGCCGTCCATAGTCACATAGCGACCGTCATCCGTGAGCACACCCATGTATGCTCTTGGTCCGATAACCGGATCAGCAGGCAAGTATCCCCACATGCGCGCTTGTTGGCGCTGGTAGGCGTCTTGATTTTCCATCCATCTAAGTAAATTTCTAGGATCATCGCTGCCTGTCGGATCACGCATGCTTTCGCTGATAATCAGCGCCGGCGTCGTTGTTCCATTCACGCGACCGGTCTCGGCATAAGCAGGTGGCACCCAATCATTATTATGTGACGTGTACGTATTAGGACTGCTATTGCCGGATAAGGCGTATGCCTTGATGTCAGCCTTTAGCGCTTTCACAAGTGCATCCGGGTTGGCTCGCAAGCTTACTGACTTGAGCCAGTCATAAGTCAAAAACGCAAGACTAATGCTGGGATCGTCATTGGCTTTGCCGGCGATACCTTTGTAGTTGGTCGCCACGAGTGAACCATTACCTGGCACCGGGCCGTTGCTTGCCGTAAACCAATTGCCCTTGCTCGGCGCATTCCAATTGGCATAAGTGCTGGTTCCGCTGTTGTCTAGTGTTGAGGCATTCATGATGCCGTCGACGCCTTTATTGAATGTCAGACCATTGCCCGGTTCAGTTGGAAAACCTGCTCCGAAACCAACGAGCAAAGTGCCCGTTGCCGGGACATAAGCGCCTCCACCGCCGCCTCCACATTGCGCATAAGCAACCGTGCGGATGGCTGTCGTTGGTCTGACTTTTGAGTGCGGTGCAATTCCTTTTACGCCTTCGCTGACGGTTACTCTAACAGCAACAGGTATTTCAGATGCAGTAGTTGTGCGGAATGACCCATTTGGTACCAGTCGGCAATCCCAAGTCATTGGGACGAATCGAACGTTGGTGCCGTTGACCCCTGGTACTGGGTAATCTACATCGGGTCGGTAGCAGCGTCTGTTTGCGTTGTCGACAAAGCAATTTCCGCTGCTGTAAGCAATAACATCGCCGCTGGCTGATTGTGCATTATCACCATAAGGCATGTTTGTTGTTGTTTCGCCGGTACCGGCTGGAGCATTCACGGTGCCTGGATCTATAAGGATGGTGTATGACGTTGAAGAGTCACGTCCCATGCGGTGTTGATTCTCGTCGTAAATCCTTTTCGCATTGGCTACGACGTTAATTGCCGTGCCGTTTTTATCGTACGCGTTGGCACCGCCGCCTAGAGCGGAAACAAGTTTGTCTCTTAGAATGTCGCGAGCAGTATTTGCCAGACTCAGATCATGCTTCACCAAATACAAAATATTGTTCTTCGAATTATCGGAAAGCTTTGATGCCACCAAAGCGTTAAGGCGCAGTTCAGCATAAATAGTGTTGATGCTTTTGACAGGATGCGCGGAGGTGGTGCTTGCCGGATCATCAACCAATCCTATCCGACCGAGTGGACCGTCGACAACAATCCGGCACATGTCCACCACTACCTGTAATGCAGCCGAGTCGGTGGCGTTCATTGTTTCTTTGTGGACGCCTGTCAATTGATTTAGGTTGAGTATAAAGAAGGCGAACATCGCCAGCATGACACCCAGTGTTACAAGAACGAGTGCCAGAGTATTTCCTGACTTACGGCGGGTTCGCATATTCACACCTCATGGTAAAACCGGCAAATCGTTGTCGCGTAAAGGGAAAGTGCCAAAAGGTTTATACCCGTAGCGACTCAATATTAAACCAAGCTAATAAACTAACTGTTTATTGTCAAAACAAAGACCCTGATTCCGTTTGAGGGAATCAGGGTCTGGAGATTGGCGATCCTAAAATTTGAGCAACAAGCCTGGGGAAATTCAGTGACGAATTCCCTAAGTCCTAAAGCATAATTTGCGGATGTCCTAGTAGTCTTCGTCGTAAGGGACGCGATAGGCTACGCCTTGGAATAGCATGCGATGGCTACCGTTGTATGGGCTTGGATAGCCCATGAAGCCGTGATTGGCTCCGTAACCAAAACCATGCATTGTTCCGTAAAGTGCCCCTTGGACTAGACCTACCGGCCCACCAGTGAGACCGCCGGCTACTAACTCGTAAACACCATCTTCTTTACCGAGGTTGCGAGCAACCATTTTAGTAAAGCCAATGGCGCCTTTTATTCCATCTTGAAATGCTCCAGTTGGAACATCCCAAAGAATGGCCGAGACAGCATTGACGACACGCACTGGAAGGTACCAAAGCTCGTACTGCACCCTGGCCGAATCTGGTCTTTCAGGATAAGCTGAAGCCATATTTGCCAGTCCACAGATGAGAGCCATAGCTGCCAACGTTGCGGACAGAACTTTTTTGCGCATTGTTTTTTACCACTTTCTAGCTTGTAAAGCTCCGGCTCCAGCTTTCGCTTTCGCCTTCGCTGCTGCTCCGTTGCGGCTTGCTCATCGCAACCCTTCACGTCGCATGTATTACAAAGATCCGAATCCAAATATCACTATTTTTCTTCGGAGGTCATGTAAGACCAGCGGCTAAATGGCTTTTTCCATCCGTACGCGACACCATGCCACCACCCGTGGTGGACGCCGTAGAGGCTACCCAGCACTAAGCCGGGCGACCCCCCGATTGGTGTGGCCATTGCTAATTGAGCGGCACCCTTCTCATCGCCGAATTTACCGGCGACGTGAGTCGTACCTTTCAAGAAGCCATGGTATCCATCATCAATCGGAGCGTTGATAGCACCGCACCAGATCCCTGCTGAGACTGCTCCGAGCAGTCTTACAGGAGCCTGCAGAACCCAGTTAACCGGTTTGGCTTCGTAATCCATAGCCAAGGCCGGGGTTACTGATGTTACTGCTACCGCTAGTGAGCAAAGCATGAGACCCAGATATTTTCTGTTCATTTATTTGCACTCACTTTCTAGAGGAAAGCAGTATATATGCGTTGTACCTACCAGGCAATAGCGAAAGGTACTATTTAATCCTCGGACTCAGGAACAATATAAGACTCTGTGCTGAACGGCTTGTCCCAACCAGCTGACCATGCATGACGGCCACCGTAGATGATACCAGCCGGTACGCCCCAGACTACGCCTGTTGGTACGCCTAAAGCGAAACCAGCGAGGTTCTGGAAGAGACCTTTTTCGTCACCGAAGGCAACAGCCAAACGCTTTTGGATTTTCTTTGGTTGGTACCAAAGAGAATTCAAAGCAACACCTTCCGGCTCATCGATGATGAGGGCTGTTGTTCTGCCCAGGTAAGACATACCTGAACCGACAACTCCATCAGCATATGAAGGAAGAGCAAAACCAGCTGCAATTGCTGCTGCTGCGATTGTAGTAAGAACCTTGTTTTTCATTTTATTCGTCCACCTTAAATTGGGAAAGCGAGGATGGTTCCATAGAACCACCCCCGATACCACTATCTCTTTATTACTCAATGAACTCGTACTTCATTTGGATAATTACTCATCCTTGAAAGTAAACGAATCCTTGCTGAACGGCTTTTCGTAGCCGGTCTTCAGACCGTGCCAAGCACCGTCAAAGCAACCATAGATAGCACCACCAGCAGCACCGAACGGTCCGCCAACGATACCACCGGCCCATTGCTGGTACATGCCGTCTTCGTCACCGAGTTTACCAGCTACCCATTTGGTAGCCATGATTGCTCCTCTGGTGCCATCTTTGGTGGCGCCTTCTGGAACTCCGATTACGGTACTAACTGCTGATCCCGCTACTTTCCACGGAATCATCACAATGCTCTTAAATGTGTCGTCATCAGCATAAGACGGCGCCACGCAGGTGCCGGCAATAGCTGCAGCGATCATTAAAGAGGACGCTAACTTTTTACGCATGCCAATCTCCATCTCTTAGCAATCAACTTAAACGATTTTGTTGAATGTCATAGGACTAGTAATCCTAAGACATTACCAATTGTACCCATTTTCTTATTAAGATCCACACTGTTGTATCTACTGACAAATGGTGTCATTGCGCACTGAATGATGCAAACTCAGTATTCAAGCCTCTTTTAGAAGCTGTAGTTGATAATCTTCGCGTCTGAGAATTTGAATTTAACGAAACAATTGATTCTCAAGCGATGGTGATTCGATCCTGTTTTGATATTGATCAGATATTACGACTCGCGCCAGCTCTAACTTTCGAGACTTTTCAAGAATTTGATTTCGATCGATTTTCTCTCTTGGAAATCCAATTTTTCCCTCTTGAGTAGTCGAGGTTAATTCTGTTCGCAAGCGGTTAATTCTGCCGCCAAGGTAACGCGAGATTACGACAGATATAAATCAATGGTCGTTATCGGACACTCCTGCCTGGCGATCGTATGGGCGCATTGCATGCGCCCGTATAAGCATGAAGCGGAGCAAAAGCGCCGAGGAGGCGGTTGCAGTGTAGCGCACGTGTAAGGCTCGACAGCAAGCGAAGGAGGAAGCGGTGTGTTATTCAAATACGCTGCTGGAACCGGAGCCTTATGTTAGGTTCCGAAGTGTTCCGTGGGTTGCCACTTGAAGCCTTGCGGGCGGAACATAATGCGCCACAGCGACAAGAAAATACACGGCATCCAAATTACATTGGCGTAGAAGGTCAAGCAAGCCGTCAACCAAAGCGTTTCCGGAATCGACTTATGTCTATACAGACGAATTCCATTGAAGAAGTTGAATTGGCAAACAAGCGCCACAGCCATCAACACAATTACGAAAAAGCGCGGATAGTTCGGACCGCCAACAATAAAGTTGATAAGTTCGGAAAGCAGTTCCATCGCCACAAGCGGCGGCACGGTAAATTCACCAACAAACGCCATCAAGTCAAGTCGCTCGGTAAGTGACAGACGCGATGGCGCATTCAACGGCAGCACGTAGTCTAAATAGCGACGAATACTGCCCTCAGCCCAGCGCTTGCGCTGCCGATAAAGTGACTTCCAGGTTTCAATTGCTTCTTCATATACACAAGCAAAGGGACAAAAACGAATGTCCCAGTTTGCAATGAGCAAGCGCATGGACAAATCCAAATCGTCAGTGATCGTCTTGTTATTCCAGCCGCCCACATCGATTAGCGCGTTGCGTTTGATAAGTTGTCCGTCGCCGCGCAATTCGACAGCGCCGCCTATCAAGTCGCGCCCCATTTGCCAGAAGGCATCGACAGCATATTCAGATGCCTGGCACTCGACTAAAAAGCCCTTTTGATTCTCGTATATCTTCTTCTGCACTTGCACCGCACCGACATCTTCCGGCGCCAGTACAGGCAATGTCAGCCTCAAGAAATCCGGAGCTACATAAGCATCGGCGTCAAATACACAAACAACTTCCGCTCTCGATAAAGCAAGCGCTTCATTGAGGGCTGCCGACTTACCTGGATACGAACCGGGCAGTCTATTCAAAACGCGCAAATTTGGAAACTCGCCTTTTAGCTGTTCAAGTATCTTTGGCATTTCGTCTGTTGAATTATCATCAATTACCCAAAGCAAATAATTCGGATAATCAATCTTCAGCATATTGCGCACGGTTTTCTCAATTACACGCGCTTCGTTTTTGGCCGCTATAAAAAGATCGACTGTAGGCTGCCATTCCGACTCGGCACCTTCTTTGACCGTAGTGCCGAACTCATTATGCGGGTGCGGGCGATCTTTTGCGCGATTGAGTTTCTTGTGCCAACGTTTTTGTGCTGCCAAAAGCCAAGCACAGTGCGAAATCATCATGATGCAAATGCCGCAAATCAATATAAGAATGAACGGACCCGGCACAAAGTAATCGATGTACTTGAGTGTCAGCCAGGCGCCTACGAAAATAGCAATTAATAGAATGCGATTAAACATCTTGTCTACCGATTACAAGTTTACTGTCACTGACAACTTCTACTCTTAATTCTCACGTACAAATAATCTCCTCAATATGCGTGGATGCGATTGCCATATTCATTGACAAGCGCGGCAACCCGGCGTGCGCCATTCATTTCATTGGCAAGCCGTGCCAATTGATAAGCGCTTACCTCATAGGACGGCGTCTGCAAGTGATGACGAATGCGGTCTGCCATGGCTTTGGCTGTCAGATCCGGATAAGTCATTTGGCTTGAGACTCCAAGTTCGACTAATCTCTGAGCATTTGATTCTTGCTCGATTTGTTTGTAATCAGGAACCAAAAGTGACGGCTTGCCAAGTGTTAGGAGTTCCATAGCTGTTGAGTGTCCCGCTTGAGATACGACAAGATCTGCTGCTTTGTAATAGCGCTCCGGATTTTCGGTGAATTCAATTACTCGCAGATTTGGCGGGGTATGTTCAGGTACAAAGCTGGAGAAAACATCAAAATGCACATCGGGCATCAAGGTTGCTGCCTCAACCAACGCATTGAACAAAGGCAATCTATATTCATGTCCGCCTAGTGTACCGACAACATACGGACCCGAAGCCGGCCTGCCATGACTCAAAACTTCGTCTGCAGTCCAGCTTGTTACTGGTCCCACCATGCGCTGCAACTTCATTACCTGTGGCTTGCGGCTGAGCATCGGTAGACACACCGTGTGCGGCGGCGGAAAATCCGCGATGATAATTTCTGTTATCTCTTTGAACATGGCTCGCACGGCAAAATCAACCGGTGGCTCGGCGGCGCCTCCAAGAATGGCATCTTGAATGGCTTTTGTTTGTTCAGCAAGCGGCAGGTCTTGCCCCTGCTTGTTTTTTCTTCTATGGAAAAAGTGTTCAAACTCCGTCTGATTGGTCATGTACAAACAAGGAATGCCTAGCTTTGCAGCAGCAAAAACGCTGGCGGCACGACAATCAGAAAGTACGCAAGTTATCTTGTAGTCTTTCATGATTTTCAATTCTTCGCGAAATTGTTTGCCCATGGTCAAAGGCGCACTAGCGTTCTTGAGAATTGTTTTTGAAAGTTCAAACGAACCATCTTCGCCGAAAAATTTCACTTCCGGACCAACTTCGACAGTGCGATAGCCCGCGCGGTCAATGCGTTTTTTTACGTATCCGTATGTACCGAAAATTACCGTTTCAGGATCCAAGTGTCTGGCAACTGCAAGTGCTCGACTGGAATGTCCATAACCTTCGCCGTTAATGCAAATGAAGATGCGCGATGTCTTATGCGCGCGTCGTTTGGCAAATGCCGGTGTCCAGTGAACTACTTTAGCCATGTTTGTGACTCTTCGATCCGTCCGTGTGAATCTCTGTTCCGTCCCTCGTTCGGTCTGATTGTCTGGTCCGCCTCCCCGTTGGACTGTCTGGTTCGTCCGTAGGGGCGCATTGCATGCGCCCTTGTCCTAATAGATACCTTCTAAACGTTCTCTTCTAGTTGTGCGAAGCAGATGATAAATGCTTGAGAGGAGCATTGGTACTCCAACAATTATCAAAGTTGTGGACACTCCGCCGGGTAAATTATCAGCGGCTACACCGGCCAGTATAACCGGAATTGTAGAGGCTGCAGACATTGCTGTATTTTGAGCCCCAAACACCTTGCCACGCAAGTTTTCCGGCACGGCTGCCTGCAACGATGCTTGTGTGGGCACGGCAACCATGGCGCAGCAAACGCCGGTAAATGCTGAAAGTATCAGTGCGCTGCCCACAAATCCCCCATGGAACGCCATTTCCGATAGTCCTAACTCCGGCAATAGAAGTGTCTGAATGAAGCCTAACGATCCAAGCATGCTCATGAAGAGTCCCATGCCGGTGAAGCCCAGATAGGCAAGTGCTGTTGGTTTCATCTTTTGACCATAGTGAGCCGTGGCGAAATTACCTACACACATGCCCAGACCGGCAGCGGCAACTATCCAGCCGAACTGGAATGGCTTGATGTGCAAAACCTGTTGGCTCAAAGCAACAGCAATAATATTGAGCGTAATAATCGTGCTGAATAAAATTGTGATTTTCATGATTGCACGAAATACTGTGGCGTTGCTGGAAATGTACGATAGCCCGAATCGTAATTCTTCCCACCAGGGTTCGCGATTGGTTGTATGCGGCACATTGTCTTTGACAAAACACAAGAGCAGCGCGGCAATAAAGAAGCAGCATGCAATAAAAAATGGCGCATCAGCCAGACCAATGTGAGAAATAATTGGTTCTCCCACTGCGAACCCAAAACCAAGCGCAATCATCATTGTTGTAAAAAAGAGCGAATTGGCGTGATACAGATCTTCGTGCTTCACCAGTCTGGGAATAGAAGAAGTCTCAGCTGGTGCAAAGAATTGTGCACCGATTGATGTGAGAAATGCTAGGAAATAGGCAAGCATAGGATGCCTTTCTACAGAAGGCATAGATACAAGTGCCACGCAAATTCCACGGACAACGTTTGAGAACACCATGACTGATCTATTAGATGCGCGATCAACATAAACTCCGGCAAGTGGTGAGAGCAACACAGCCGGAATAGTAAAGGCAACATACAACCAACTAGTCATTTGCGCAGCACCGGCTGGCGCATGAAACTCTGTCGGCGCTGCTTGTGACAAAGTCTCTTGTGCTGTCAAAACCGCCACAAACAACACGAACACAGCGCGGTCTGCTAGCTGTGAGAAGATTTGCGCTACCCACAGGAACATGAAGTCCCGGTTGCGCAACAGCGATTTGTAGCCTTCAATCATTAAATGTCGTCGGAAGGAAACTCGTCCATGATTTCAGCGCCAGGTATGGCAATACCTGCGCAACCACGCTTGCTTGATTTGAAGAATGCAACAATTTCCTGGACTTCCGGGAATTGTTCAATTTCTTCTTCGATGCGAGCCAGCGCTTGTGACACGTTGAGACCCGAGCGATACAAGAGTCTGTAAGACTCCTTGACCGCTGTGCGAACTGTCTGTCCAGCTCCTGCGCGGCGCAAGCCGATGACGTTAACGCCACGTACCATTGCCGGACGACCGTCGCATGTTGTAAACGGCGGCAAGTCGGATCTTGTGCCGGTCATGCCGGAAAGCATCGCTAAGCGTCCAACACGAACGTGCTGGTGGAAGATACACATTCCGGACATCACGACACCGTCGCCGATAGTTACGTGTCCTGCCATCATCACTGAATTAGCGAGAATGACGCCTTTGCCCAGTTTGCAGTTGTGAGCAATGTGCACGTAATTCATCAAGAAACAATCGTCGCCGATTTCGGTGAAGCCTTCGACTGTGGCTCTATGGATGGTTACGTATTCGCGAATAGTAACTCTATCGCCAAGAATGACGCCTGTCGGCTCGCCCTTGTAGCGGAAGTCTTGCGGCTCGAGCCCGATGGAAGCACCGGCATAGATTTTGCAATCTTTGCCGATGGTTGTGTGTCCATCGATTACGGCATGAGCACCAATTTTTGTTCCGGCGCCGATTTTTACATTTGGTCCAATTACTGCGTATGGTCCAATCTCGGCTGCTGGATCAATCTGAGCGCCGTCTGCGATTACTGCTGTTGAGTGAATGCGAGTGGTCGTTGTGTTAATGCTCATTGCTTATTTCCTTTTGCTTAGGCTTCATTTTCACGCTTGATCATTGCGAACGAAATTTCGCCTTCACAAGCGACTTTGTCACCGACGCGTGCAATACCTTTGAGACGTCCAATAGGACCCTTCATTTTGATGAGTTCAACTTCGAGTTCCAGTTTGTCACCAGGAATAACCATGTGACGGAATTTGAAACCATCAATGCCCGTAAATACGCCGAGATATTCTTTATATTCAGGCTTTACCAGAATTGCGATACAAGCTAATTGTGCCAATGCCTCTACCATCAGAACGCCAGGCATAATCGGCTTGAATGGAAAATGTCCTTCGAAAAACTGCTCGTTGGCAGTCATGTTTTTGTATCCGATGGCCTTGTGTCCAGGCTCAATGTAAGTAACTCTATCGACAAGCAAAAACGGATAGCGGTGTGGCAACAACTTCTTAATCTGGTTGATGTCCAATTCCTGCGAAATAGTCGCGGTCATATTTCTTTTCTCTCTCCAAATTTCAAAACGTCGGTCCCATGGGGCGCCTGACAGCACCAGCTCTCAGCTGGTCTTAACCACCCAAGTATAACAAGAGATCTTGTGAAATACAGTTTATGTATAACTTCGTAGGGGCGCATTGCATGCGTCCGGTAACTAAATTCTCACTCAGCTTTACTTGGAAACAGCTCAAAGGCATTACCATTGTCAAGCTAAAGAAGCCAAGAAATTCAAGTAACGCCAGAAGGAACAAAAGATGGAATCCATGAGCTTTACGCCAGTCACAGGAAAGAGCGCCACCGCGCAAGCGGCAGCCTTGTCTAAGCCACGTAAGAGGGACGAAAGTCTCTTCAAGGAAATTGACCAGGACAAAATCGCTCAAGCCGTGACGATGATTTTGGAAGCCGTCGGCGAAGATCCAAGCCGCGAAGGTTTGCTCGATACGCCTGCTCGTGTAGCTCGCATGTATCAAGAATTGCTCTATGGAGTCGATGTCGATTCATCATCTGAACTCACCTGCGAATTTATAGCTGAAAATGATGAGCTAGTGCTTGTAAGAGATATACAGTTTGCCAGCCTTTGTGAGCATCATCTGGTGCCGTTTATGGGTGTTGCCCATGTCGGCTATATCCCCAATGCCGGTCGCATCACCGGACTTTCGAAATTGGCTCGCGTTGTTGAACTCGTTTCAAAACGCCCGCAAGTACAAGAGCGCATGACCACTCAAATTGCCGACGCTTTGGTTAAGAAACTCCAACCACGCGGCGTCATCGTGGTCTTGGAAGCCGAACACCTTTGCATGTCCATTCGCGGTGTGAAAAAGCCGGGTGCTAGAACAATTACATCGGCAGTTCGCGGCTTGTTTGAAACAAATCAAGCTTCACGCTCGGAAGTTATGTCCTTGATTATGAAGGGCTAGATCTTCTAATATTCAGTCGATGAGCGAAGGCAATTACATAAGTCGACGATCTTTTATTTTGGGCGCCATTGCCACCACGGTACTGCCGTGTTTGCCGGGAAGAGCTCAACAATCTTTTAGTCCCTTCTCGTTTGCGTTTGTCAGTGACATTCATTTGACGCACGGCGTGCCTGATGGATTTGTTCTGACAAACGAGAGCCAATTGTTTTTACAAGACGTTGTCGCCAAGCTCAATCAACAAAAACTTGATTTTGTGCTCTTTGGTGGTGATCAAGTACATGGG
Above is a window of Candidatus Obscuribacterales bacterium DNA encoding:
- the fabZ gene encoding 3-hydroxyacyl-ACP dehydratase FabZ; amino-acid sequence: MTATISQELDINQIKKLLPHRYPFLLVDRVTYIEPGHKAIGYKNMTANEQFFEGHFPFKPIMPGVLMVEALAQLACIAILVKPEYKEYLGVFTGIDGFKFRHMVIPGDKLELEVELIKMKGPIGRLKGIARVGDKVACEGEISFAMIKRENEA
- the lpxA gene encoding acyl-ACP--UDP-N-acetylglucosamine O-acyltransferase, which encodes MSINTTTTRIHSTAVIADGAQIDPAAEIGPYAVIGPNVKIGAGTKIGAHAVIDGHTTIGKDCKIYAGASIGLEPQDFRYKGEPTGVILGDRVTIREYVTIHRATVEGFTEIGDDCFLMNYVHIAHNCKLGKGVILANSVMMAGHVTIGDGVVMSGMCIFHQHVRVGRLAMLSGMTGTRSDLPPFTTCDGRPAMVRGVNVIGLRRAGAGQTVRTAVKESYRLLYRSGLNVSQALARIEEEIEQFPEVQEIVAFFKSSKRGCAGIAIPGAEIMDEFPSDDI
- a CDS encoding MFS transporter, translated to MIEGYKSLLRNRDFMFLWVAQIFSQLADRAVFVLFVAVLTAQETLSQAAPTEFHAPAGAAQMTSWLYVAFTIPAVLLSPLAGVYVDRASNRSVMVFSNVVRGICVALVSMPSVERHPMLAYFLAFLTSIGAQFFAPAETSSIPRLVKHEDLYHANSLFFTTMMIALGFGFAVGEPIISHIGLADAPFFIACCFFIAALLLCFVKDNVPHTTNREPWWEELRFGLSYISSNATVFRAIMKITILFSTIITLNIIAVALSQQVLHIKPFQFGWIVAAAGLGMCVGNFATAHYGQKMKPTALAYLGFTGMGLFMSMLGSLGFIQTLLLPELGLSEMAFHGGFVGSALILSAFTGVCCAMVAVPTQASLQAAVPENLRGKVFGAQNTAMSAASTIPVILAGVAADNLPGGVSTTLIIVGVPMLLSSIYHLLRTTRRERLEGIY
- the folE gene encoding GTP cyclohydrolase I FolE — encoded protein: MDQDKIAQAVTMILEAVGEDPSREGLLDTPARVARMYQELLYGVDVDSSSELTCEFIAENDELVLVRDIQFASLCEHHLVPFMGVAHVGYIPNAGRITGLSKLARVVELVSKRPQVQERMTTQIADALVKKLQPRGVIVVLEAEHLCMSIRGVKKPGARTITSAVRGLFETNQASRSEVMSLIMKG
- a CDS encoding glycosyltransferase family 2 protein; its protein translation is MFNRILLIAIFVGAWLTLKYIDYFVPGPFILILICGICIMMISHCAWLLAAQKRWHKKLNRAKDRPHPHNEFGTTVKEGAESEWQPTVDLFIAAKNEARVIEKTVRNMLKIDYPNYLLWVIDDNSTDEMPKILEQLKGEFPNLRVLNRLPGSYPGKSAALNEALALSRAEVVCVFDADAYVAPDFLRLTLPVLAPEDVGAVQVQKKIYENQKGFLVECQASEYAVDAFWQMGRDLIGGAVELRGDGQLIKRNALIDVGGWNNKTITDDLDLSMRLLIANWDIRFCPFACVYEEAIETWKSLYRQRKRWAEGSIRRYLDYVLPLNAPSRLSLTERLDLMAFVGEFTVPPLVAMELLSELINFIVGGPNYPRFFVIVLMAVALVCQFNFFNGIRLYRHKSIPETLWLTACLTFYANVIWMPCIFLSLWRIMFRPQGFKWQPTEHFGT